The following proteins are co-located in the Scomber scombrus chromosome 2, fScoSco1.1, whole genome shotgun sequence genome:
- the LOC133989186 gene encoding beta-2-glycoprotein 1-like: MAPTLVLLLLSQVALYTTVTSKKVCGRPSVTDGIDELALKRVYEVGEEVGLTCEQGYLPSTATPRRMTCTATGAWTQSDLTCSPKMCPIPKPLQPLAKGRTEAPFKSVLNFTCDDGYVMQGANESRCLHDGTWSNQPPLCKAVNCPIPRPPRDGKIVHDRQVTGTNTIFGQGWTYECNSPKAPSYERGSCKADGSVPEPPVCQEVSCPIPARIPNGFITFAVMRPHGYKEKVKYACNEHYVLDGEAEIQCKNTGNWSSQPVCRAPCTVGIKRGRIFYNARKLWIADLKPNRVLHGEHVAFYCLNKADRCGYPVASTCNDGILPLPECFEEPGKVVYTLKPKTLPSEIAMCTASPPASPTSPARSA; this comes from the exons ATGGCTCCGACTCTGGTTTTGCTGCTCCTCAGCCAAGTAGCTTTATATACAACTGTCACATCCAAGAAAG TATGTGGCCGGCCTTCTGTGACTGATGGAATTGATGAGTTGGCACTTAAACGTGTGTATGAGGTTGGAGAAGAGGTGGGCCTCACATGTGAGCAGGGGTACTTGCCTTCAACAGCAACTCCTCGAAGGATGACTTGCACTGCCACAGGAGCGTGGACGCAGTCAGATCTGACATGTTCCC CAAAGATGTGCCCGATCCCCAAACCTCTACAACCATTAGCaaagggaaggacagaagctcCATTCAAGAGTGTGCTTAACTTTACATGTGATGATGG GTATGTCATGCAAGGAGCAAATGAAAGCAGGTGTTTACATGATGGCACCTGGAGCAATCAACCACCACTCTGCAAAG CTGTGAATTGTCCCATACCCAGGCCACCAAGAGATGGTAAAATTGTCCATGATAGACAGGTTACTGGAACCAACACCATATTTGGGCAGGGTTGGACATATGAGTGTAACTCACCCAAGGCACCAAGTTATGAGAGAGGATCCTGCAAGGCTGATGGAAGTGTCCCTGAACCTCCAGTGTGTCAAG AGGTGAGCTGCCCCATCCCAGCAAGAATACCTAATGGCTTCATCACTTTTGCTGTAATGAGACCACATGGCTACAAGGAAAAGGTTAAGTACGCCTGCAATGAGCACTATGTACTGGATGGAGAGGCTGAGATACAGTGCAAAAATACAGGGAACTGGTCATCCCAACCAGTCTGCAGAG ctcccTGCACAGTCGGTATCAAAAGAGGCCGTATCTTCTACAATGCCAGGAAACTTTGGATTGCAGATCTTAAGCCCAACAGAGTCCTCCATGGAGAGCATGTAGCCTTCTATTGTCTGAACAAAGCTGACAGGTGTGGCTACCCTGTGGCCAGCACCTGTAATGATGGAATCCTGCCCCTCCCAGAGTGCTTTGAGG AACCCGGCAAGGTGGTGTACACCTTAAAACCTAAAACTCTTCCATCAGAAATAGCAATGTGCACCGCTTCACCCCCTGCAAGCCCTACAAGTCCTGCAAGATCTGCATAA